Proteins from one Clostridium cellulovorans 743B genomic window:
- a CDS encoding ABC transporter permease, whose protein sequence is MVVKLIGNEFRKYLYEKKIYIFLGINTFITIMMYIVNAFYSQTKPESGVDFAFSALNGLRLLILIFSIIYAGEILPREFSQGTIKQLMIKPHSRTKILFSKYITVFLLAIAQYLGVFIAALALGTASFGFYDKGTQLAHLISTFVNGSILPLVFLVTIAFMLSVLTKSSAIAISFGIGLQTIGQLIGALIQSKIQWFSKFYLFSVMDFNNLPAHATKASSTIVLITYFIIFMIITFTYFNKKDIV, encoded by the coding sequence ATGGTCGTTAAATTAATAGGGAATGAATTTAGAAAATATCTATATGAAAAGAAAATTTATATATTCTTAGGTATAAATACTTTCATAACAATTATGATGTATATAGTGAATGCTTTTTATAGCCAAACAAAACCAGAAAGTGGAGTAGATTTTGCATTTAGCGCTTTAAATGGATTGAGACTGTTAATACTCATATTTAGTATAATTTATGCAGGAGAAATACTTCCACGAGAGTTTTCACAGGGAACCATAAAGCAATTAATGATAAAGCCTCATAGCAGAACAAAAATTTTATTTTCAAAATATATCACAGTATTTCTTTTAGCAATTGCACAATATCTAGGAGTGTTTATAGCTGCTTTAGCACTGGGAACAGCTAGTTTTGGGTTTTATGATAAGGGCACACAATTAGCACATTTGATTTCTACATTTGTAAATGGGTCTATATTACCTTTAGTATTTTTAGTAACAATAGCATTTATGCTATCGGTGTTAACAAAATCATCAGCAATAGCTATATCATTTGGAATAGGTCTTCAAACCATAGGCCAGCTGATAGGAGCGTTAATTCAAAGTAAAATACAATGGTTTTCAAAATTTTATTTATTTTCTGTTATGGATTTTAATAATTTACCAGCTCATGCTACAAAAGCTTCTTCTACAATAGTACTAATAACTTATTTTATTATTTTCATGATAATTACATTTACTTATTTCAATAAAAAAGATATTGTATAA
- a CDS encoding HD domain-containing protein — protein sequence MSNKYPSKAIAQETLKEAEKLNKGQWVQHAEYVALACKNIAEHCEGLDSEKAYVLGLLHDIGRRVGIVKEKHTIAGYDYCISQGWDDVAKICITHSYSIQDIKSVVGEMDMSKEEYDFIENYLDSIVYDDYDLLVQLCDALALPTGFCLMEQRLVDIARRYGFNQYTLLRWEELFKIKEYFEDKIGSSIYQVLPGAAENTFGLK from the coding sequence ATGAGCAACAAATACCCAAGCAAAGCCATAGCCCAAGAAACTTTAAAGGAAGCAGAAAAACTAAACAAAGGACAATGGGTACAACACGCAGAATACGTAGCCTTAGCTTGCAAAAATATAGCAGAGCACTGTGAAGGTTTAGACAGCGAAAAAGCCTATGTGTTAGGATTACTACACGATATTGGTAGACGAGTTGGAATAGTAAAAGAAAAACACACAATTGCAGGCTATGATTATTGCATCAGCCAAGGTTGGGATGATGTAGCTAAAATATGCATCACCCATTCATATAGTATACAGGATATAAAATCCGTTGTTGGGGAAATGGATATGAGTAAAGAAGAATACGATTTTATCGAAAATTATCTAGATTCTATAGTTTACGATGATTATGATTTACTGGTTCAACTTTGTGATGCCTTAGCTTTGCCAACAGGATTTTGCTTAATGGAACAAAGGTTAGTAGATATAGCTCGCAGATATGGTTTTAACCAATACACTCTTCTAAGATGGGAAGAGCTTTTTAAGATAAAAGAATATTTTGAAGATAAAATAGGAAGTTCAATTTATCAAGTATTACCTGGTGCAGCTGAGAATACCTTTGGATTAAAATAG
- a CDS encoding LacI family DNA-binding transcriptional regulator: protein MKYLATIKDVAKYCGVSAMTVSRALNNSTEISQETKERILKACQELGYKPNNAARSLITKKTKMVGLIIPDITNQYYANISKGVSSYIEALGYGLVLCNSDRKKTNEQGYLDFLTEGRCDGIIILPVNPQKEDYEQIAKITPMVMADNYAEGLDVSFISSDNYYGGTKIVEHLIKQGYRRIGIILGGERSTASNERFRAYKTVLKNNNIEFDENIVIYSNATFEEGFILAEKLLEKGVDCIFAINDTVAMGVIKYCYLKGIKISEDVGIAGYDNIEQSSMLPIPLTTVDQNGKLLGQMAAGLLMDQLNGETVKNKVITLEPKLVIRKSCREI from the coding sequence GTGAAGTATTTGGCTACTATAAAGGATGTTGCGAAATATTGTGGTGTCTCTGCAATGACTGTTTCAAGAGCACTAAATAATAGCACTGAGATATCCCAAGAAACGAAAGAGAGAATATTAAAGGCTTGCCAAGAACTTGGCTACAAGCCTAATAATGCTGCGAGAAGCTTGATTACGAAGAAAACAAAGATGGTTGGACTAATAATTCCTGATATCACAAATCAGTACTACGCTAATATAAGCAAGGGTGTCAGTTCTTATATTGAAGCCCTTGGATATGGATTGGTATTATGTAATAGCGACAGAAAAAAAACTAATGAACAAGGGTATTTAGATTTTCTTACTGAAGGAAGATGTGATGGGATAATAATTCTGCCTGTTAATCCACAAAAGGAAGATTATGAGCAGATAGCAAAGATAACTCCAATGGTTATGGCGGACAATTATGCTGAAGGTCTAGATGTGAGTTTTATTTCTAGCGATAACTATTATGGAGGTACAAAGATTGTTGAACATCTTATAAAGCAAGGATATAGAAGGATAGGTATTATACTCGGTGGAGAAAGGTCAACAGCTTCTAACGAAAGGTTTAGGGCATATAAAACAGTTCTTAAAAATAATAATATAGAATTTGATGAGAATATTGTGATATACAGCAATGCTACCTTTGAAGAGGGCTTTATTTTAGCAGAAAAGTTACTTGAAAAAGGGGTTGATTGTATTTTTGCAATTAATGATACTGTGGCAATGGGAGTAATTAAATATTGCTATCTAAAGGGCATTAAAATCTCTGAGGACGTGGGTATAGCTGGCTATGATAATATTGAACAAAGTTCGATGCTTCCAATTCCCTTAACTACTGTTGATCAAAATGGGAAGTTATTAGGGCAAATGGCAGCAGGGCTGTTGATGGATCAACTTAATGGAGAAACGGTGAAAAATAAAGTTATAACTCTTGAACCAAAGCTTGTAATAAGAAAATCTTGCAGGGAAATATAA
- the kduI gene encoding 5-dehydro-4-deoxy-D-glucuronate isomerase, which produces MDVRYSSHYEDVKKYDTSDLRRHFLIEDLFVKGEMKMVYSHIDRIIIAGATPTDKAISLAASKELGCDYFLERREMGVINIGGPGVVILDGEKYQLNSRDGLYVGMGIKEVSFESLDSNKPAKFYINSGTAHKAYPTVKIDLEKANKVKAGTDEECNKRTINQYVHPAVCESCQLVMGMTILEPGSNWNTMPCHTHDRRMEVYLYFDMDDDSVVFHLMGRPDETRHIVMKNEQAVISPSWSIHSGVGTKNYTFIWGMVGENQTFTDMDGVPTNQLK; this is translated from the coding sequence ATGGATGTTAGGTATTCAAGTCATTATGAAGATGTAAAAAAATATGATACATCAGATTTAAGAAGGCATTTTTTAATTGAAGACCTTTTTGTAAAAGGTGAAATGAAAATGGTGTATAGCCATATTGATAGAATAATTATTGCGGGTGCAACTCCAACGGATAAAGCGATTTCTTTAGCAGCAAGTAAAGAACTAGGTTGTGATTATTTCCTTGAAAGAAGAGAAATGGGTGTTATCAATATAGGAGGACCTGGAGTTGTAATTCTTGATGGAGAAAAATATCAGTTAAATTCAAGGGATGGTCTTTATGTTGGTATGGGAATCAAAGAAGTGAGCTTTGAAAGTCTTGATTCTAATAAGCCAGCTAAATTTTATATAAATAGTGGTACTGCACATAAAGCTTATCCAACAGTTAAGATTGATTTAGAGAAAGCTAACAAGGTTAAAGCAGGTACTGATGAAGAATGTAACAAAAGAACAATAAATCAATATGTTCATCCTGCAGTTTGCGAAAGTTGCCAATTAGTTATGGGAATGACTATTTTAGAACCAGGCAGCAACTGGAACACAATGCCTTGTCATACTCATGATAGAAGAATGGAAGTTTATTTATATTTTGATATGGATGATGATTCTGTGGTGTTCCATCTAATGGGAAGACCAGATGAAACAAGACATATAGTAATGAAGAATGAACAAGCAGTAATTTCTCCAAGTTGGTCAATTCATTCTGGGGTTGGAACAAAAAACTATACCTTTATATGGGGTATGGTGGGAGAAAATCAAACCTTTACGGATATGGATGGAGTGCCTACAAATCAGTTAAAATAA
- a CDS encoding heparinase II/III domain-containing protein yields MINLREIKKALIYGNDNDYVLFPEVREKSVMDFIMNSEKHKTQIEEIRLNSNLALKEPSPIINFKIFKEFEDTGNRLHFENAYFKRRRQLFSLILDYIMKKNQAYIFIIEEKLWEWCDLYSWELPAHFDISKENIEEGGELPDTTVALFAAENAFFFAEILSLIGDELDEFLVFRLKKEIFRRVINPFKNRNYWWETAEMNWASVCAGAVGATAIYLVEDIDELSFIVDRVIKSFDSYLNSFDEDGITAEGLTYWSYGFSFYVFFAELLKDRTSGKISLIKDNEKIKHIARLPQILQFPSRDFVNFSDADSEKWQGDCGLFAKLEAELDIEGYNYENSTSLYSDHAFRWASMVRKIFWYCDTYKDSKGPTALKKVTMSNNGKSNKEEDHVLNKDNYLTGSFYFKESQWLVDRRNINGNFVAFAAKGGNNDEPHNHNDLGHFILHYKNENIFMDLGSPEYLKEYFNDKTRYDFLTASSLGHSVPVINDSEQKYGRLSFSKVIDYKTTDSKILFKLDLTRAYRIKTLVNFEREFIWDYKLLELTINDSFNLNKANNIIKEAFITKVKPELIEKGKVRINADNSIVEMLYPENLQCIIEECNFKNHSGEETTVYRTSFLAEASYIEAYSFKIRLMDK; encoded by the coding sequence ATGATTAATTTACGTGAGATAAAGAAAGCTTTAATTTATGGTAATGACAATGATTATGTTTTATTTCCAGAGGTACGTGAAAAATCCGTTATGGATTTTATTATGAATAGTGAGAAACATAAGACACAGATTGAGGAAATAAGGTTAAACTCAAATTTGGCATTAAAAGAACCATCACCAATTATAAATTTTAAGATATTTAAAGAGTTTGAGGATACTGGGAATAGGTTGCATTTTGAAAATGCTTACTTTAAAAGAAGAAGGCAATTATTTTCATTAATATTAGATTATATAATGAAAAAAAATCAAGCCTATATATTTATCATAGAAGAAAAATTGTGGGAATGGTGCGATCTTTATAGTTGGGAATTACCTGCTCATTTTGATATATCAAAAGAGAATATTGAAGAAGGTGGGGAGTTACCAGATACAACAGTAGCTTTATTTGCAGCAGAAAATGCTTTCTTTTTTGCTGAGATATTATCCTTAATAGGTGATGAATTAGATGAATTTTTAGTATTCAGATTAAAGAAAGAAATATTTAGAAGGGTAATTAATCCTTTTAAAAACAGGAATTATTGGTGGGAAACTGCCGAAATGAATTGGGCATCAGTTTGTGCTGGAGCAGTTGGAGCTACGGCTATTTATTTAGTCGAAGATATTGATGAACTTTCGTTCATAGTAGATAGAGTTATAAAAAGCTTTGATTCTTATCTTAATAGCTTTGACGAAGATGGTATAACAGCAGAAGGATTAACTTATTGGAGTTATGGCTTTAGCTTTTATGTATTCTTCGCTGAATTATTAAAAGATAGGACTAGTGGAAAAATATCTTTAATTAAAGATAATGAGAAGATAAAACATATTGCTAGACTTCCTCAGATCTTGCAATTTCCTTCAAGAGATTTTGTTAATTTCTCTGATGCAGACAGTGAAAAATGGCAAGGAGATTGTGGATTGTTTGCAAAGCTTGAGGCTGAATTAGATATAGAAGGCTATAACTATGAGAATAGTACCAGTTTATATTCTGATCATGCTTTTAGATGGGCGTCTATGGTGAGAAAGATTTTCTGGTATTGCGATACTTATAAAGATAGCAAAGGTCCCACAGCATTAAAAAAAGTTACCATGAGCAATAACGGAAAAAGTAACAAGGAAGAGGATCATGTTTTAAATAAAGATAATTATTTAACAGGTAGTTTTTATTTTAAAGAATCTCAATGGCTTGTTGATAGAAGAAATATAAATGGTAATTTTGTAGCTTTTGCAGCTAAGGGTGGAAATAATGATGAACCACATAATCATAATGATTTAGGACATTTTATTCTTCATTATAAAAATGAAAATATTTTTATGGATTTAGGTTCACCAGAATACTTAAAGGAATATTTTAATGATAAAACAAGATATGACTTCCTAACAGCTTCATCCTTGGGACATTCTGTACCAGTGATTAATGATAGCGAGCAAAAGTATGGTAGATTGTCATTCTCAAAAGTAATAGATTATAAGACCACAGATTCTAAGATACTTTTTAAATTGGATTTAACAAGAGCATATAGGATAAAAACTCTTGTGAATTTTGAAAGAGAATTTATTTGGGATTATAAATTGCTAGAGCTTACTATTAATGATAGCTTTAATCTTAACAAAGCAAATAATATCATTAAAGAAGCCTTTATTACGAAAGTTAAGCCAGAATTAATTGAAAAGGGAAAAGTTAGAATCAATGCTGACAATTCTATAGTAGAAATGCTTTATCCTGAAAATTTACAGTGTATTATTGAAGAATGTAATTTCAAGAATCACAGTGGAGAAGAAACTACTGTATATAGAACTTCATTTTTAGCTGAAGCAAGTTATATTGAAGCCTATAGTTTTAAAATTAGATTAATGGACAAATAA
- the cooS gene encoding anaerobic carbon-monoxide dehydrogenase catalytic subunit, producing MSETILEKTEGRVSYHDSVEEMLKRIREDGMSNVFDRYALQEKIRCKFCLEGLSCQLCSNGPCRISEKTGQDKGVCGIGNDAMAMRNFLMQNVMGAGTYSHHAYEAFRTLKATAEGKTPFQITDVGKLTWMCEKVGISTSQDVNQMARELAIFLEGQQHIGIEEKNVMVEAFAPKKRIERWKEIDIYPCGTIHEEQNCIASCLTNVDGNHVSLAMKALRLGIATIYNSQIGLEMVQDILFGTPKPHEANMDLGIMDPDYINVVFNGHQPWPGVATLLKARTKEVQDMAKAAGAKGLRIVGSIETGQELLQRFEVDDVFVGHMGNWLTIEPLLATGTVDVFAMEENCSPPAIDMYAEKYQITLVAVSTIIDLPGIKYKIPYDPTEVDQMADELINLAIENFKKRKERKIVPKVPQKIQKAITGFSTEAVLGALGNKLDPLVQVISEGKIKGVVALANCSTLRNGPQDWVTVNLTKELIKKDILVVAGGCGNHALEVAGLCTLEAANEIAGEGLKAVCNLLKIPPVLSFGTCTDTGRISMLVTALAEHLNVDVPDLPIAVTAPEWMEQKATIDGVFALAYGTYTHLSPVPFMTGAPELVALLTEKAKGVTGGNIALGDDPVQVAKNIEAHIIEKRKALGLN from the coding sequence ATGAGTGAAACTATATTAGAAAAAACAGAAGGAAGAGTTAGCTATCACGATTCTGTTGAGGAAATGCTTAAGAGAATCCGGGAAGACGGAATGTCTAATGTATTCGATAGATATGCCTTACAAGAAAAAATAAGATGTAAATTCTGTCTCGAAGGATTAAGCTGTCAGCTCTGCTCTAATGGTCCATGTAGAATCAGTGAAAAAACTGGTCAAGACAAAGGGGTTTGTGGAATCGGCAACGATGCCATGGCAATGAGAAATTTCTTAATGCAAAATGTAATGGGCGCAGGTACATATAGTCATCATGCCTATGAAGCTTTCCGTACTCTAAAAGCAACAGCAGAAGGGAAAACTCCATTCCAAATCACCGACGTTGGCAAACTTACTTGGATGTGCGAAAAAGTAGGTATAAGCACAAGTCAAGATGTAAATCAAATGGCTCGTGAACTTGCGATTTTCCTTGAAGGCCAACAACATATCGGTATTGAAGAAAAAAATGTAATGGTTGAAGCCTTTGCTCCTAAAAAACGTATAGAACGTTGGAAGGAAATAGATATATATCCTTGTGGCACTATCCACGAAGAACAAAACTGCATTGCCAGCTGCTTAACTAATGTTGACGGCAACCATGTATCCTTAGCTATGAAAGCCTTGAGACTTGGAATAGCAACCATCTATAATAGCCAGATTGGTTTAGAAATGGTTCAAGATATTTTATTTGGAACACCAAAACCACATGAAGCTAACATGGACCTTGGCATAATGGATCCAGACTACATAAATGTAGTTTTCAATGGACACCAACCTTGGCCAGGAGTTGCTACACTTTTAAAAGCTAGAACAAAAGAAGTTCAAGATATGGCAAAGGCTGCTGGGGCAAAAGGACTTAGAATTGTTGGTTCGATAGAAACAGGTCAAGAATTACTTCAAAGATTTGAAGTTGACGATGTGTTTGTAGGACATATGGGCAATTGGCTTACAATAGAACCACTATTAGCTACAGGCACCGTGGACGTCTTTGCTATGGAAGAAAACTGTTCTCCACCTGCTATAGATATGTACGCTGAAAAATATCAAATAACTTTAGTTGCCGTAAGCACTATTATCGATCTTCCAGGAATTAAATATAAAATACCTTACGACCCAACAGAGGTTGATCAAATGGCAGACGAATTGATTAATCTTGCTATTGAAAACTTTAAAAAGAGAAAGGAAAGAAAGATAGTTCCAAAGGTTCCTCAAAAAATACAAAAGGCAATAACTGGTTTCTCCACAGAAGCAGTTCTAGGAGCTCTTGGCAACAAGCTTGATCCTCTTGTTCAAGTTATATCAGAAGGAAAAATCAAAGGAGTTGTAGCCCTTGCAAATTGCTCCACTCTAAGAAATGGACCTCAAGATTGGGTTACAGTAAATCTAACAAAAGAACTGATTAAAAAAGATATCCTAGTTGTTGCTGGTGGTTGCGGAAACCATGCTCTAGAGGTTGCAGGTCTTTGTACCCTTGAAGCTGCTAATGAAATAGCTGGAGAAGGCTTAAAAGCTGTATGTAATCTGTTAAAAATCCCTCCAGTATTAAGCTTTGGTACTTGCACTGATACTGGAAGAATCTCAATGCTTGTAACTGCACTGGCTGAACATTTGAATGTAGATGTTCCTGACCTTCCAATAGCCGTTACAGCACCAGAATGGATGGAACAAAAGGCAACTATAGATGGAGTCTTCGCCTTAGCTTACGGTACTTATACTCATTTATCTCCAGTACCGTTTATGACTGGAGCTCCAGAACTTGTAGCTTTATTAACTGAAAAAGCAAAGGGTGTAACTGGCGGAAACATAGCCCTTGGTGATGATCCTGTTCAAGTAGCCAAAAACATTGAAGCTCATATTATTGAAAAGAGAAAAGCTCTTGGATTGAATTAA
- a CDS encoding ribokinase, whose amino-acid sequence MKIINFGSLNIDKVYNVNNFVKAGETIASNSMKLFPGGKGLNQTIAIARAGGEVYHAGAIGYDGALLEECLKVDKVKVDYLQRLEEPSGHAIIQVTDKGENAIIVDSGANGKIDNEYVDKVLMNFNKEDLLLIQNEISNVGYIIKKADELGLTIVFNPSPITKAMVSYPLDLVDIFILNEVEGEALTKKQKPVEIVERLVQLYPKAKIILTLGEKGSVYKGGDEHNQFGIYKNKVVDTTAAGDTFCGYFITCLSKNIETALAMKYASAASSISISREGATTSIPYMSEVQEFIDNCGN is encoded by the coding sequence ATGAAAATAATAAATTTTGGTTCGTTAAATATAGATAAGGTGTACAATGTAAATAATTTTGTAAAGGCTGGTGAAACTATAGCCTCAAATTCTATGAAGCTGTTTCCAGGAGGCAAGGGTTTAAATCAAACTATTGCTATTGCTAGAGCTGGAGGCGAGGTTTATCATGCAGGAGCTATAGGATATGATGGAGCTTTACTGGAGGAGTGTTTAAAAGTTGACAAGGTAAAGGTTGATTATCTTCAAAGACTGGAGGAGCCAAGTGGTCACGCTATTATTCAAGTTACTGACAAAGGGGAAAATGCAATAATCGTTGATAGTGGTGCTAATGGAAAGATAGACAATGAATATGTGGATAAAGTATTGATGAATTTTAATAAGGAAGATCTTTTACTAATACAAAATGAAATAAGCAATGTAGGATATATTATTAAAAAAGCAGATGAATTAGGTTTAACCATAGTATTTAATCCCTCACCAATTACAAAGGCTATGGTTTCTTATCCACTGGATTTAGTGGATATTTTTATATTAAATGAAGTGGAGGGTGAAGCTTTAACGAAGAAGCAAAAGCCTGTAGAGATAGTTGAAAGGTTAGTTCAATTGTATCCAAAGGCAAAAATTATTTTAACTTTAGGGGAGAAGGGCTCTGTATATAAAGGGGGAGATGAGCACAACCAGTTCGGAATTTATAAAAATAAAGTAGTGGATACTACAGCAGCAGGAGATACCTTCTGTGGTTATTTCATAACCTGTTTGTCAAAAAATATAGAGACTGCTTTGGCCATGAAGTATGCCAGTGCTGCTAGTTCAATTAGTATATCAAGAGAAGGTGCAACCACATCCATTCCATATATGTCTGAAGTACAAGAGTTTATCGATAATTGTGGAAATTAA
- a CDS encoding YgaP family membrane protein → MRMRILPPTAQRVKIYTSRKCNERIRQRTEDNINYYKHKGRKVINSRIEQLDEEWDIERVLETNAATLIIASSILGLATKKKCWFMVTGAVGGFLLQHALQGWCPPVPIFRSLGIRTADEIGEEKFYYKNKCNRFLF, encoded by the coding sequence ATGAGGATGCGTATATTACCACCTACAGCTCAAAGAGTAAAAATCTATACAAGTAGGAAGTGTAACGAAAGAATAAGGCAAAGAACTGAGGACAATATAAATTATTACAAGCATAAAGGAAGAAAAGTTATTAATTCTAGGATTGAACAGTTAGATGAAGAATGGGATATTGAGAGAGTTTTAGAAACTAACGCAGCCACACTTATTATTGCCAGCAGTATTTTAGGGTTAGCTACTAAAAAGAAATGTTGGTTCATGGTTACAGGAGCAGTTGGAGGTTTTCTTTTGCAGCATGCACTACAGGGGTGGTGTCCGCCAGTTCCGATCTTTAGAAGCTTAGGAATTAGAACTGCTGACGAAATTGGTGAAGAAAAGTTTTATTATAAGAATAAATGTAACAGGTTTCTTTTTTAG
- a CDS encoding response regulator transcription factor, translating to MNGILIIEDEKSVLEVTKAYLEREGYRVYCAENGLEGIKLFKKNDIQLVILDLMLPDIEGEEVCKILRKISEVYIFMLTAKASLSDKIEGLNIGADEYLIKPLSPRELTARVNALFRRIGVEEPKALSFSNSHLVINKTDRSVKIDGIEVSLTPNEFDILYLLAANRGRAFTREDIIERVFTMDFEGSDRTIDAHIKNLRKKIEENSKEPRYILTVTRIGYKFGGEN from the coding sequence ATGAATGGCATCCTTATAATTGAAGATGAAAAAAGTGTCTTAGAGGTTACTAAAGCTTATTTAGAAAGAGAAGGCTATAGAGTATATTGCGCTGAAAATGGCTTAGAGGGAATCAAATTATTTAAAAAAAATGATATTCAGTTAGTGATTTTAGATCTAATGCTTCCTGATATTGAAGGAGAAGAAGTTTGCAAAATTCTTCGAAAGATATCTGAGGTATATATTTTTATGCTTACAGCAAAAGCTTCCTTAAGTGATAAAATAGAAGGTCTTAATATCGGAGCAGATGAGTATCTTATAAAGCCTCTAAGTCCTAGAGAATTAACGGCAAGAGTTAATGCGTTATTTAGAAGAATTGGAGTTGAAGAACCTAAAGCTCTTTCCTTTAGTAATAGTCATCTAGTAATTAATAAAACTGATAGGTCTGTAAAAATAGATGGAATAGAAGTAAGTTTAACCCCTAATGAGTTTGATATTTTATATCTTCTTGCAGCAAATAGAGGGAGAGCTTTTACCAGGGAAGATATAATTGAAAGGGTTTTTACCATGGATTTTGAGGGTTCTGATAGAACCATTGATGCGCATATAAAAAATTTACGTAAGAAAATAGAAGAGAATAGTAAGGAACCTAGGTATATACTGACAGTTACAAGGATAGGATATAAATTTGGTGGTGAAAATTAA
- a CDS encoding sensor histidine kinase: MQSIRKRLNVIIVICAIIALVISAFFVNIAVNKTFNNYMNDIQEKRNIRLVEYFQQIYQRDGKWTESSGKEMLHEAYMSNYCLSLLDKNRNIIWEMDPNDIEHADHVMLSTSEGVYTTNTLAIEINGEAQGYLIIGQYSPILLSEEDVNFKLTINKSIIISVIAAIIIITIISLLVAKQFSAPIKAVADRSIQLSKGDYQAQLNITTDIYEIKDLIDNINDLGSKLSSQEMLRKRLVSDISHEIRTPLNILQNNLEAMIDGIKPVTEEGLIALNEEVIRFGKLLNNLNSLKQVDEEVDLHFQMVDLGELLSYVCRDFTLTAEEKEIDFQIDIQEENLIILGDEDKLKQVFINLLSNSIKFTPKNGTVRVTLKEEIGFGIVEVVDTGIGIDTEDLPFIFEHLYRGDKSRHKIEGSGIGLAIVKRILSLHSAEIKVRSEKNKGTVFAIYFKKEII; this comes from the coding sequence ATGCAAAGCATCAGAAAAAGATTAAATGTCATTATTGTGATATGTGCAATAATTGCTTTAGTTATATCAGCTTTTTTCGTTAATATAGCTGTTAACAAAACATTTAATAATTATATGAATGACATACAAGAAAAGAGGAATATTAGATTAGTTGAGTACTTTCAGCAGATATATCAAAGAGATGGAAAATGGACAGAAAGTTCAGGAAAAGAAATGCTTCACGAAGCCTATATGAGCAATTACTGTTTATCTCTTCTTGATAAGAATAGAAATATAATATGGGAAATGGATCCTAATGATATTGAACATGCAGACCATGTGATGTTAAGCACAAGTGAAGGAGTTTATACCACTAATACCTTAGCAATAGAAATTAATGGAGAGGCTCAAGGATATTTAATTATTGGACAGTATTCACCTATACTGCTTTCTGAGGAAGATGTTAATTTTAAATTAACCATAAACAAGAGCATTATAATAAGTGTTATAGCTGCAATAATTATAATAACAATAATAAGTCTTCTAGTAGCAAAACAGTTTTCTGCCCCTATAAAAGCTGTAGCTGATAGGTCTATTCAGTTATCGAAAGGGGACTATCAAGCACAATTAAATATAACTACGGATATTTATGAAATTAAGGATTTAATAGATAATATTAATGACCTTGGTAGTAAGCTTTCCAGCCAAGAAATGTTGAGAAAACGTTTGGTATCAGATATATCCCATGAAATAAGAACTCCTTTAAATATTCTTCAAAATAACCTAGAGGCTATGATTGATGGAATCAAGCCTGTTACAGAGGAAGGGTTAATTGCATTAAATGAAGAGGTAATTAGATTTGGAAAGCTTTTAAATAATTTAAACTCCCTTAAGCAAGTTGATGAGGAAGTAGATCTGCATTTTCAAATGGTTGACCTTGGAGAGTTACTTAGTTATGTTTGTAGAGATTTTACTCTAACTGCTGAGGAAAAGGAGATAGACTTCCAAATAGATATACAAGAGGAAAACTTAATAATTTTAGGAGACGAAGATAAGTTAAAACAAGTTTTTATAAATCTCTTGTCTAATAGTATAAAGTTTACTCCGAAAAATGGAACTGTAAGGGTAACACTAAAAGAAGAGATTGGTTTTGGCATAGTAGAAGTTGTGGATACTGGCATTGGCATAGATACAGAGGATTTACCTTTTATTTTTGAACATCTATATAGAGGAGATAAGAGTAGACATAAGATTGAAGGTAGTGGTATTGGCCTTGCAATAGTAAAGAGAATATTAAGCCTTCATTCAGCAGAGATAAAAGTGAGAAGTGAAAAAAATAAAGGTACGGTTTTTGCTATTTATTTTAAAAAAGAGATAATTTAA